In Porites lutea chromosome 1, jaPorLute2.1, whole genome shotgun sequence, a single genomic region encodes these proteins:
- the LOC140943839 gene encoding RING finger and CHY zinc finger domain-containing protein 1-like — protein MESLLRPSEEPGAIVEVMEGKEPELLEIERKEQLFREQRARRHRREREERELSEAESWQQQQESITARSQRIGEDSARCHKCQREMSSYFCSICKHFTSLDKNPYHCEKCGICQIHKDKSFHCETCNVCLDKRLEGDHKCCPDSDHDECCICLEDALSGCLISPCSHNVHRENANVAVTQSGM, from the exons ATGGAATCTCTGCTGAGGCCTTCTGAAGAACCTGGTGCCATTGTTGAAGTGATGGAGGGGAAAGAACCTGAGCTGCTGGAAatagaaaggaaagaacaacTTTTCAGAGAACAAAGAGCTAGAAGACATAGGAGAGAGAGAGAAGAAAGAGAGTTGTCGGAAGCTGAGAGTTGGCAACAACAGCAAGAATCCATCACTGCAAGATCACAGAGG ATTGGTGAAGACAGTGCCAGATGTCATAAGTGTCAAAGGGAAATGTCTTCCTATTTCTGCTCCATCTGTAAACATTTTACCAGTTTGGACAAAAATCCTTATCATTGTGAAAAATGTGGAATATGCCA GATTCATAAGGACAAATCATTTCACTGCGAGACTTGTAACGTGTGTTTAGACAAACGGCTTGAGGGAGATCACAAATGTTGTCCAGATTCAGATCATGATGAATGCTGCATTTGCTTGGAG GATGCATTGAGTGGTTGCCTTATATCACCATGTTCACACAATGTCCACAGAGAAAATGCCAATGTTGCTGTGACACAAAGTGGCATGTAA